In Lathyrus oleraceus cultivar Zhongwan6 chromosome 2, CAAS_Psat_ZW6_1.0, whole genome shotgun sequence, the DNA window ATGAAAATTGCTAGGGTTCTTGaacattcatcatgttcatcatcatgaTGATCCAACATTCACAGAAATTAACAAGTAGCATACCATTCGATTCATCTCTTAACCTACATCATCAATCCAATCAtaatttgacctaattctaaTCATATTAAAAGAATCGATCAAAGGAAGTTTCACCAACCAAACTTAAAATCCAGATATCTCTCTTAATACAGCATGAAAATTCAAGATCCAAAGTTCATTATGATCAGCAATGGAGGATCTATAAGATGCATATCCTAATTACAAGAATCAAGAGTATCGAATTCcaacctctatgaagatgcagatcTGGAAACGTGTTTTTCTGGCCTTGGCAAGGTGAAACAGAAGCTCTACACTGCTCAGgttgatgaatggatgaatgcTGAATGCTCAACTTCGCTCGATCTTGCTCAAATATGCAGCTGCCATGGGAGATGCTTGATGTAACCGTCCAAGAAACAGCTCAACAGTGATGATTCTTTGCCACAATTCACTTCCAAAAGGCTTGTGTATGATGGATCCTCGAAGAACAATGCAAGCTCTATGAAGAATTTCAGAAAAAATGGAGAGAAAGAGTTTATgcaattttcaagttttgatcTAGATCTGGTTTGAATGAAGTGTTTTTTTTATCCCAAATTCAGTTAGCATTAGCCTTATATACGTGTTGTTAATCCTTTCCTTAATCTCAATTAGCCAAATGTGAATGTTTAATGGAAATGCAAGTGTTATGCTAATGTTGATCAAAACACCCTATGTGAATGAGAAccttgctacagtgcacgaatttcTTGCTAACCACACTCCAAATGTTATTTTAGATCAAATTCAGATGATTGGAAACATAAAAAATGCATATTTTTAAAATGGActtttttccctcccttttttaaattcaaatcacatagaaaatgcaatatttttgtgagGATTTTtgatgaatgattatgatagagcatgtcaaaagaagattgtagcaaaaaaccccactcaatttggccaattggtgtgaaagttatcccactttgaagttcaaattttcttgacaatgatttgatcataacatgccaaccacaaatgagaaatggattttcttggactttttggaaaggtgagagcaagatcttcaactttcatgttggacaaaattccatttgaagcttttatgatgatgtaaatttgaggagaagacctttccatttttggcagcttgaaattacaggtcacttactatttttggaaactttccatctgacctcaaattcttcaatgttgatctttgacatgtcaaatgagacttgtatggacatgaatgaggcctctctaaccatctctcaccttcaaatccatgaattcatgcacagttgaccacagttgactttctagggtttcagatggattgtgcaatgactgatgacttctgagcatctaacctttggccaaaccacttcaaaatgatccctaggtcacatgaacttgttgaatcaaccccagggctttgcctcaataggaattgcacttgcttgcttgcttgactgatcctcctaaccagtcttgactgatggcttgcacttgggcaaaggacaatgcaatgctatgcagtggacaatgttaatgttaatgacctaatcatgaaaaaATGTATGTACAACaagggaggtgcaaatttgaggtgctacagagTCACCTAGCCGTTGACAGGTGTTAGCTTGACACTGGAGAAAGAGAAAAATAACCCTATAGACGAAGTAACCTCAACTCGGCGAGAGACATTTTCAAAGGCCCTAATTTTGGAATGGGGGACATTTGTGATTGATAAAACTTCAGCCTCGAACTACGTAAAATTGATTAAGTTTCCTAAATAAAAAAATAACGGGAAGAtgaaaataaaaatgcaaaacGAGCAAACCACCCCCCAATGAATATATTTGAATTGTGTTCAAAATAATGTCAACTCACTTTTATATACCACTTTTGATATGAAATACCTCGAAGGCAGCCCTTAAGGTGTGTTGCAAGGGGTATAGATTTTCGCCTACGAAGTGAACACTTACAAAAATTTAACACCACATGTGTGTCACCTTTTCCACCTCAATCTTTATTGCCAACTCGCCTCAACCAATTTGATCTCAACCACAACAATCaatgttaatttttttttaatttgaaatttatttttattttattaaaaaatggTTTATTAACACTACAGTCATTTCCCTCACGTCAGCTTGTTATTTTCACATGCCAACATGTGAGAAATACACAATACATTCATATTCTTTAGGTTCCAACATTTACTCCCTTTTTTGTCACCTGTTTCATAACAATCAAACAGTCTTAATAGTCCATTTAGCGTCAACCACACACCCTAGCGTATCCTTTTGTGCAAGAACGTCTGCAATAGATCCAAAACTTTTGATAATGTCTACTTCCTGGTAAGATGTAACACTACCAAATACAACAATTCTGACATTCATGTTTTTGGCTAAAAATAGAGAGCTTCGTTTAACTCTTTATTCACACAAAACTTGAAATATTTCGAGTTTATCTTTTCATTTTCTGCTTGTTGAGTTTTATGATCTCTCTCTCACACACAGACACACCTCTCAACCATATTATCGCTGCAATTATGATTGCATTTTAAAATCATGTTACTTACATTATTTATATTTGTGGTCGCTTTAAAATATTACACACTCCGCCACTTTTTTCTACTATTTATCGTATTTCACTCTACTTATCTATTGTACTACCTACAATCAATAAACATGGTTTACTACCAATTTTACTATCAAAATTAACTTGATTAAAgtttatttatataaaaaaaacaCGCATAATACAAATTCGACATTTATATCGGAAataattcaaatttttttatatatttttaattacaTTTTTTAATTTGTGCGATATTTTCAATTTGTATTTGACCTTGAACTTTAACATTTATTGTCcattttgttttctttgtttCCAACAAAAACACATTTATTTGTTCCCGCCAATTAAGGTTGAAAAAAAGTTAGGTTAACCGACAAATACCTACTACAACTTAGTCTAGCCTCATATCAatttattttcttccaaatagATATGGTCTAGAACTTAAAAACAAATTTAagcctatatatatatatatatatatatatatatatatatatatatatatatatatatatatatatatatatatatatatatatatatatatatatatatatatatatatatatatatatatatatatatatatatatatatatatatatatatatatatatatatatatatatatatatatatatatatatatatatatatatatatatataatattttatataataataattattattattttagaTTTATATAACTCATTTTATATACTATTTTACATTCAACTTTTTTTTTCATAATCAGTTGGCTTAATTATAATTTCGATTTTCATATTTTAACTCCATATATTAGTTTATTTATATAATTAGTTATCATATATCATATTCAAATAGTTTTTGTTTTTTCTTGTATTTTTACACCTTAAATGatatattaaattttaaataacATATCATATGTGAAATATGATAAATTATGAAATTGAAATACGTATAGAATTTCAAAGAAAAAAGGTAACACGTCATGGATACATAGTTAATTATCGATGCAAAAATGTGATAAGGAGATCAGAAAAGCTTTTCAGAACTATGAAGATAAAAGTATTAGTTGCATACTATTATCATAACTTTTTTCTTAAAATATATATACTAATGAGGTGGATGGAATAACTCAAGGGCTAAACGTTTGCGAGCTATTGGTCCTGGATTCCATCCCTATTAGCAACATTTCTTTATATTTATTCATAATAGTAAACAAATTGTTGATACTtagaaatcaaacataataaataaaaaatgtgAATAAAAGGATACAAACAATCAATCATTCTTCAATTGAAATCTCCTTATtaaaagatttattttatttataatgCAATATCCATGATCACATGAATGGTGGAATTATAAAAATCTAAGTAACTTAGAAGTATATTGGAGAAATGCCTCACCCTTCTCTATGGATATTTACCCCACTTCTTCATCACCTCTAAAAATATTTCATTCCAAGTATCTATTGGTCCTGGCAAACACCAATGCACACAATCATTTTGTACATATTCTTGAACTCCATTTACAAATGGAAAAGGATTCATATAAGGACCTGGATGGCCATCTGGTCTCAATAGTGCCAATCTAGTTACATCCAAAATCTCAAATCTAATTCCTCCAAATTCTTTGACTTTGAACTTAGCACTTTCCACTTCTTCTATCTCTATCCTTCTAATCTCACCTTCCATTCCTCCAACTACCTTTTCCTCTTTTCTATAAGGCTTGGTCTTTGAACAACCACCACCCTTATTCCAATCACCTTCAAAATGGGCAGGTGAAAATGTTTTCACAATCACATCAATTCCATTTCCCTTAGCAACTTTCCTCTCAACTATACTATTAAGAGTAGTCCTTAAAGCCTTTCTCAATGGAACATAAAAATCTATTTGAGTATGATTGAGGTCAGGACAATTCAAGCTACCAATAACTAAATTACCCTCATAGTAAATTGAAGGAAGCAAAAACCAATGCCCAATTGATATCACAATCATGTCCAATAGATCAATATCCCTTGCCCACCTCTCATTGGCAAGATCCAAAAACATTGTATTATAATATTGTCCTTCATTTGATCTTTCAACACCATGAACTAGAAATGGGGACCAATACAAAGAAAAGTTTACATTACGTGAAGGAAAGTGCCACCGACGAAATTTTTTGTCCTCCCCATTTTGGTAAACAAGATAAGGTGTTGAAGTAGTTGATAACATGCAAAGAAGTGACTCTAATTGGTTTCTAGCCAAGGAATCTCCAACAAAAGCTATGTGTTTATTTTGAACGAGTTTGAGGAAAGTGTTTGGTTCAAACCTTGGAAGATTGCACTCATTTGGTTTCCATCTCCAATAAAGATAGCCTAAATCAGGCCTTCCATTGGTGGTGCATTTCTCAGTCTCTTTGATTGTGTCACATGTTGTGACATTGTATAATGGTTCTCTCATATCACTTACCCAATCTCCATTTGAATAGTTACATGATTTCTCATAATTATAAGCCATGTCCTTCtctgcaaaaaaaaaaattaaaccAATAAATCTTTAATTAGTACCAAATTGATAGATAGTTAATGATAAACTCAACTAGTAgattttacaaaaaaaaaacattagCAACACATCATGAAAAAACAATGTTTTTGCAAACACATATGTACTTGTTGCAAACAATTTTTATTGTCAATTTAAAAACTTTGCTTCTAAAGATTCTAGAATTTTGAGTAGAAATTAGTTATTTATACATACCTATAGAGGAAGTTGAAGGAGGAGAAGAACAAATAGATGAGTGGTAGTTGAAAATGACGGTAGACTGAAGAAGCTGAACTGGTGAATGAGTAAGGGAGAAAATGTTGAAGTATAAACAAATAAGGGATATGGGAAGCAGAGAATAGAGAGTGAAATGAACAATTCTGTTATTGATGGAAGGAGGATTATCATTGAAGGGGTTTGTGCTTCCCATTTTCGAAGCCATTTGTCACTGTTTTGTGATATTGTCGGTTGAGAAGAATGAAGGAAGAAAAACAAAGTATGTCACTTATTATTGCATTGATAGGGTCAATATAGGAAGAGAAAGGACACACTTTAGTTTTTTTGTCTCATGCCTTTATTTCTCTCTTTCTTCCATGATTGTTGGATCTTGTTTATCTCAAAGCCTTCTCTAATTTTGTGAGTCACAATGCTTTAGTCTTCCTTTGATCATGATAAGTGTTTTTAAATTATCAATATAATTAAATAAACATTTTACTAACGAATTTAAGGATActttctttaaaaaaattattaagaaattatttataaaaaaaggttgaatatataatttttaatatattatttaaaCAAATATACATGAAACTTATTATTTTACATTCTTACATAATATTATTAAAAACATCTTCATTTGTGTTCCAGATTGATCAATATCGAGGAGGCCCATTCACCCGTCTAAAGTCAGAAGATATTAAAGGTAAAATTCATCATCGACCTTGAGACTTGTACTCGATCCACGCCATGGATAGTTATTCCCCCTTGAATATTATCTAACGGTTCCTCGCGTTCCACGCAGAGAAGCATGAGGCATCTATAGTTGTCCCTCATACATAATGTATCCCATGAGAGACCTAAGTATGTTCTAATCATAATTCGATGTACTCTTTTGTTAATCACTCAATGAATTGAACGTTAGAGTGCTAACTTTGCAGGTCTACCCCGTCTCCGACGTACCGAAAGCTTACTCCGCCACACTGAGACTTTATTCCATCACTTCATCATACATTTCTAGTTCCCAAATTGAATAGTGCAACTGTTTTTGGGAATTGACTTCTGATTCCTACGAATTCCACGATCAAACCTCTCTGATTCAAAAATCAAGAACAACTACGTCGAGCTTACTTGTCGCTCATTTCATACCAATTAGGATCAACTACAACTTACAGGAGTTagttgagttgtatattgagaagatcgTTAGTCTGCATGATATTTTGTCAAGCATTGTGTAGGATAGAGATCGGAGGTTCACGTTAAGATTTTGGCAGAGTTTGCAAGAAGCCTTGGGTACTAAGTTGAAGTTGAGTTTCTCTTATCATCCGCTGACTAATGGGCAAACGGAAAggactatccaatccttggaagATCTATTGAGGTCTTGTGTGCTACAGTGGGGAAGTGATTGGGATAGCTACTCGTCGTTAATTGAGTCCACCTACAATAACAATTTCCATTTGAGTATTTGGATGACCCTGTTTAAGGCATTGTATGACAGGAGGTGTAGGACACCCCTGTGTTGGTACGAATCTGGTGAGAGTGTGGTAattggacctgagattgtgcaaCAAACATCTAAGAAGATCAAGCTaattcaagagaagatgaaggtttcACAGAGTCACCGGAAGAGTTACCAAGGTAAGAGGAGAAAGACACTTGAGTTCAAAGAGGGGGACCATATGTTTTTCAGGGTTACTCCGGTAACCGACATTGGTTGAgctttgaagtctcgaaagctcacgCCACGTTTTGTTTGTCCTTACCAAATCTTGTAGAGAATAGGAGAGGTGGCCTATCGGATTGCCTTGCCATCGTCgcttgctaatcttcatgatgtgtttcatgtgtctcagttgaggagatacattaTGGATCTatctcatgtgatccaagtgaAGCAGTTGTTTGGTAAggagattgccttggtgaaggcAGTGTGGGGAGGATCGACTGGTTGGAGCATAGCTTGAGAGTTGGAGAGTCAAATTAGAGAGTCGTATCCGACACTATTTTCTTCAGGTAAATTTTGAGGGCAAAAAATCTTCTAAGTTGGGaagagttgtaacaccccgagTTCCATTTTTGATTTTATCgaattatttaaaattttattcGGATTGATTGACATGTTAAATTGTTTATGAGTTAGGCTTTGGTGTTTAGAATTATTAAGAATTTTAATAAATATTAGgataatatttatatttattttataaataaaataatgaGGAAATTAGATGTGTAGTAGAAGTGGGGGCAAGGTTGGGAATAAGGAAGATATGGAGGATAAAATAGGAAATACAATGGTAAGTTGGAAGGTATGATGGGAAAAGTCTATTTTGGAAGAAAATAAGTCTTGCAACAAAATAGAGAATTTAGAATCGAGAGAGTCATAACGTGTTTTGGGGAGTTGGATTAAAAgaggcaaagaggaagagcagaGGCTTAAGGTTGAAGAACTCTAGGAAAtcaaatgtttttttttgtgCTGGAAATCCAGTAAGGGGGAAGATGTGTTTCTTTAATGGGTGTTAGAACAGGTGGGTAGATAGAGGAACCTTTAACCCCCTTAGGATTGGGTATTGTTGATCTAAATATCACTTttgattatatgatgaattagGGTGAAATTTGTGTATTATATGGACGTATATGTTATTTTGATGTTGTTGAATCATGATAtaccattgattgatgtttgAAGGTTTTTAACCTTGATTATGTGATTGATGATTTAAGGATGAATGGTATGATTATGTTTTGTAACATGATGTTGACTCTTGAAAACTATGAGTGGATGATGAGTTAAGAAGCTATAACCATAAAAAATGAGTTTTCGTGGTATCTGTTTTTGGTGCATTTGGTAGTGTTTAGATGGTCAAAATTTTATATTTGGAAAGTTTTGcagtatgtgtcgacctatgaaGGTCAAGTGTCGACCTATAAAtgtcatgtgtcgacctatgaaGGCCATGAGTCGACACATTTAAGTGTCACATGAGTCAGAACGTACATGCTTTAAAAATGCAGCACATGTGTCGACCTGTAAATCGTATGTGCCGACACATAGGAAACAAAATTCTATGTGTCGACCTACGGATCGTATGTGTTAACAGATAGACTACTTTTCACTTAAAAACTTACTTTTTTATTATGAAATCTTTTCTAACGTATTTGAAAGGGCTTATAGACTTCCTAAGGCTAAGTTACACTCATAGTAGTCAATTGTCAATCGTGGAGAGGTTTATGATGATTTATTTGGTTAAATTAGTGAATCGTTATAATGAATGCGATGATGTGCTATTATTTTTGTGTAAAGTGATATGGATGAATGCCATGTAATAATGTGTGATGAGTTACTGATGTTTGTTGATGTTAATGACATTATAACATAAATTGATGATTGCATGAAGAATGATGTGATACATGAATTATGAGATGTGGGGTGGGGGGATCCATTGTGGTGAACCTTGATGTGTTAATGAATGTTATTTGAGggtcatgcatcatggtgtatAAATTTCGGTCTAGTTTTGGTGAGACTCAAtcctatggtgatggatcggATGCGAGTAGCTAATTTCcattatgggggattagtgaagcgttacctatggtgatggtagtGATTTTGGTGTGATCCagttccaagagggaatcgatcATATGGTtgggatcatggagtgagatgaacctgagtggtcatatttggtaccacatgcatgttgAGTCGGTGTTGAGTGCATTGCATACATGTTGCATTGTGTTGATTGTTGATGATGTGTTATTGGATGAGAATACTTAGTCTGCTGGTGTTGATTGAGCATTGTGTATGTTGATGTTATGCAATAATTTACTTCCACTTGTTTTTCACCGTTGATTATTGAAGTGTATTCTTACCCTTTTTGTTTGAGTGTTTCCTTTACATGGCCATCctgcagatactcaagagtagttTTGCTGCAGTAAGTGGAAGGTAGCCCTTGGAATGGCTTCCTATAGTTGTCATTTATTTTAGTAGGGTTTTACTCTGGTCAATGTTACATCGGGCTGAGAAAgttttgttttaatttcttttattaGTGATTTTGCCATTATGTTTCGATGAGGTTTATATGGTGATGATTTTCAAAATCACGACAATTGTTATTGCGTTATGAAGTGTGAAGTTAAAAGATGTAATACTTTGAATTTAAATTATAAATTGTTTTGATTGATTCCACTGtaatgataccctaagtgaaggtgagcatgtgATGATAGGTTTTGTGCAACCCGTGTTACGGAGCATGATTGATTTTTgatgtgtgtgacacccttgtaGTTGTGTTTTCAATTAAATTATTCTTTAAAATCATAtgtggggtttagggtgttacattagtggtatcaaAGCATATTGGTCTGTCCGACCAGGTTTTATGATGTAGTCGAGTCCttagtatgcgacatgtgtgaATACATTGTCGATGTCTTGTTTCTTCTAATGCTTATTTGATGATGTGCATAATGGATGGAAGAAATTATATCTCTACTTCTAATGTTTTAGATTCAATGGCTCATGCACTACATGGACAACATAATCAAGCGGGAACCCTCAGATCCAGATTCAGTAGAGCCCACCTCGCGCTAGTCAAGAGTAGAAGAAATCACCCACGACTTAAGTAGTGGTGTGGAAACCATAATGGATAGCCAACACCATATGTCTCATCATCGTAATGATGAGGATCCAATCCCATATATTCACTAAGGCTCTATGACTGTGTGGAGTTACAATGTGAGGGATAATCTATGACGTGGGGTAACTCAAGGAATGATACGATTGATCGGGTATCCAGTCGATGAAGTAAGTAAATGCCACATATCTCTATGTCATTTTGAAAGTCTATAACACCTCTTCTTTGTTCCCAATAGAAAGTTGGAAGGGTAGCTAGGGTCCGAGCCATAGAAAAGGGTAATCGGTTACAAATCCAGAAGTACGACGGAAGATCTATGGTCACTACAAACGCCGATCAGGATCCCTTCAACCTCGGGTAATACAAGAATCTCGGATATCCAGAAGGAGCTTCGGGCCAAAGAAAATTGGTTCATCTCAACCCGACTACTAGATTCATACACATACAATAGAGGCCGAACATCATCCCAAGTCAAGGGCCTGGTCCTCCAGATTTTCCAAACATTCACACGCCCGTCCATCTCAGCTCAAAAACTAGGGCCATACATGCACAACAGAGGTCAGACATCTTTCCAGCAAAGGGCTCATTCCCTGAGGTCAGCCGACCATCAAGCCACCTAGACAACACATCCGGGATCAAGCATTCAATATACACTTATGGGTGGATGCAAGATTTAATTAATGTATTCGTAAAGCAATTATATAATAGTAAAATAAAATACACACACATACATTGCTATTATACTCTTGTTGTTATGCTTTCTACCTTGTCCTCTCTTTAGGATACCGAAACCGTGAATGCATGTAGCATCGCACCAGGGAATAACCAAGGTTGTTGATGCTCGTCTTAAAGATTATCGAGTGCTATCGGAGATGCTTTAGTCGTCCGACTACAACAATTAAATCCCCCCGACACTTTTCCCACGTGAATATTCAAGGGTGTTGCCAGATTTGCATAGGTAAGCCCATCTATATCAATTAATTCCCCACAACACCTTGTGCATCTTCAAAATTTAAGGGTGTTGTCAGATACACTTAGTATGCctagaaaaaaaattaattcCCCATATTTCCTCGCACGCCTTTAGAATTCAGGGATGCTATCGGATATACTTAGTACATTTGGCTACAACGATCAATTCCCTACAACACCTCTTACGTCTTCAAAATAAAGGGAAGCTGTCGGAGACGCTTTACACGTCCGACTACAACAACCAATTCCCTTAAGAGGTCTATTAGATGTGTTTTGCACGTCCAAATACAGAATTCCCATGTAAAATAAATACAAGTTTTCATTGGTAGCTATCGTACCCCCTCCCCTTCGGATCTAAGCAATCCAAGGGCGAGCGCGGTGAAACCTTGAGACATCCACCTCGATCCGACCTTTCAGCTTGGGGGAAGGGACGGGGATCCTCTATCTTATGCCAGATATGATCCTCTGTGACATGGAGTGCAGTTTAATGCATGGTCGCATCTAGCCAACTTCAGGCCCTTCGTCTGTAAGTATAATTCAAAACATGAATTTTCCATATAAAATGATTAAGGCATAGCCGTGTCTAGCTGGTTTAGAATGAAATACTTACAAGTAAAATTGCGACCATGGACGTCCTGATCCGAGATTATATTTCATAAGTTCTGAACCAACATACATACAGATCAAACTTTACCAATCTTTCCTCCGCACGAGCACATACTGAGTCTAGCCTCACGCTACCACCTCAATATTCCATCAAGGAAATGCACACACCTTAACACATCACACTCTTAAAAGAAAAAACCATGCATGACTTCACTAAAGACTTAAGGTCATTTACACTTTAAGAAAATAACATTCACTACTTTCGACAACAAATGAATTGTGCAAATTGTAGGGTTCCAAAGAAAGCACTAGCTCTCCTCATATCCTAGTTATCCTCGGATCCTAGTCGGACAATAAAAATGGTCTAAAAAGGAGCAATATTATACCAAGGGAGGCTTGATCCGAAGGGTGCTTAGGTGTGGCTTCGAGAGATCGAAATTTTTTCTGAGTAATGGTCTGTACTGAAGAACAAAGGGTATTGTTTGGTATTCAAACGTTATCTTAGGAAGGAGAGGACTGGTGGGATAATGCTCGCCAGAGACTAGAAGTTGTTGGTGTTGAGATTACTTGGGTCGTGTTCAGGGTGTAATTCCTTGAGAAGCATTTTTCTAAAGATGTGCTTAGAAAGAAGGagattgagttccttgagctTAATCAAGGAAACATTATGATTGCT includes these proteins:
- the LOC127119372 gene encoding xyloglucan O-acetyltransferase 1; translation: MASKMGSTNPFNDNPPSINNRIVHFTLYSLLPISLICLYFNIFSLTHSPVQLLQSTVIFNYHSSICSSPPSTSSIEKDMAYNYEKSCNYSNGDWVSDMREPLYNVTTCDTIKETEKCTTNGRPDLGYLYWRWKPNECNLPRFEPNTFLKLVQNKHIAFVGDSLARNQLESLLCMLSTTSTPYLVYQNGEDKKFRRWHFPSRNVNFSLYWSPFLVHGVERSNEGQYYNTMFLDLANERWARDIDLLDMIVISIGHWFLLPSIYYEGNLVIGSLNCPDLNHTQIDFYVPLRKALRTTLNSIVERKVAKGNGIDVIVKTFSPAHFEGDWNKGGGCSKTKPYRKEEKVVGGMEGEIRRIEIEEVESAKFKVKEFGGIRFEILDVTRLALLRPDGHPGPYMNPFPFVNGVQEYVQNDCVHWCLPGPIDTWNEIFLEVMKKWGKYP